A region of the candidate division KSB1 bacterium genome:
GGGCAATGACAAAAACGGTTCGCCCCTTCATCAACCGCTCGATCGCCTCCTGAACATACCGCTCCGACTCGCTGTCCAATTGGCTTGTGGCTTCGTCCAACATAAGGATCGGCGGATTCTTGAGGAGCGCACGGGCGATGGCAAGCCGCTGACGTTCCCCTCCGGAGAGCTTCAACCCCCGCTCCCCAATGACCGCCTGATACCCACCTGGGGTCCGTGTGATGAATTCGTGTGCATGCGCTAAGTGCGCTGCTTCTATGATGTCACGGTTCGGCGCCCCAATTTTCCCATACGCAATATTGGCTTCGATCGTGTCGTGGAAGAGAAACGTCTCTTGCGTCACCACACCGACCTGGTCTCTCAGAGAACGGAGTGTTACATCGCGCAGATCCACCCCATCCATCAAAATGCTTCCCTGCCACGGGTCGTAGAAACGGGGAAGCAAATTCACCAATGACGTTTTCCCGGCACCGCTCCTTCCCACAATGGCGATGACCTCCCCCGCGGAAACCTGAAAGGCGATATTCTGGAGAATGTCGCCATCTTGGTATCGAAAGGAAACGTCTTGGAATTCAATCGTCTTTTGAATCGGCGAAAGGGTCCGCGCATCCTTTTTTTCGATGACACTCGGGAGGGCATCCAGAATTTCAAAGACGCGGGGAACGATGGCAAGCGTTTCCTGAAGAAGCCCATAACTTGAGGTGAGCTTCTTGGCAGGTTTGATCAAAGAAAGGAGCGCTGCTAAAAAGAGAAGAAGAATCCCACCGGAGAAGGTCCCCTGAAGAACCTCCCGGCCCCCGATAAAAAGAATGAAAATGGCACCGACCGAAGCCACACATTCACTGAAGGGGCCGAGTGCAATGACCCGTTTAACCCGCTTCAT
Encoded here:
- a CDS encoding ABC transporter ATP-binding protein, with translation MTDLSQRLVRDVRNALFERIQTLSLDYFSEKKSGTLVSRLTHDVGKLQDSVAVGLTDLIYRPIQILFFGAIVFGIHWKLALLSLVLIPIITIPVALIGKRLKKVNISALESMADITTALHEFISGVRIVKVFNMEPYEREKFEKANQNFYRYTMKRVKRVIALGPFSECVASVGAIFILFIGGREVLQGTFSGGILLLFLAALLSLIKPAKKLTSSYGLLQETLAIVPRVFEILDALPSVIEKKDARTLSPIQKTIEFQDVSFRYQDGDILQNIAFQVSAGEVIAIVGRSGAGKTSLVNLLPRFYDPWQGSILMDGVDLRDVTLRSLRDQVGVVTQETFLFHDTIEANIAYGKIGAPNRDIIEAAHLAHAHEFITRTPGGYQAVIGERGLKLSGGERQRLAIARALLKNPPILMLDEATSQLDSESERYVQEAIERLMKGRTVFVIA